A portion of the Vulpes vulpes isolate BD-2025 chromosome 5, VulVul3, whole genome shotgun sequence genome contains these proteins:
- the OLFML2B gene encoding olfactomedin-like protein 2B isoform X1 — MAQPLLLVVCGALLVAGGRWGPSDAPGGTGEPADAPTAAPTEDETLQNEADNQENVLSQLLGDYDKVKAVSEGSDCQCKCVVRPLGRDACQRVNEGTSRKDDFYTVETITSGSSCKCACVAPPSALNPCEGDFRLQKLRAADSRDLKLSTIIDMLEGAFYGLDLLKLHSVTTKLVGRMDKLEEEVSKNLTKENEQIKEDMEEIRTEMSKRGKENCSESILDGMPDVRAALQRDAAAAYAPPEYEERFLQEETVSQQINSIELVQTRPLAPPEVVRPQRPLQRQVHLRGRPASRPTVIRGVTYYKAKDPEEENDIEEQQDEFFSGDNGVDLLIEDQLLRHNDLLTTATRRPAATRQGTPGMSATQTSALATPSDPSTPGPTVSASVEQVSAPPHTSSVVPGPMTEAGPEPSTQVPATTVARSATQQPSASASLLGASGGAFTEAPPTALVPPTTVRTDSPERDVATGQGTAPASPTLSPEEEDDIRNVIGRCKDTLSTITGPTTQNTYGRNEGAWMKDPLAKDERIYVTNYYYGNTLVEFRNLENFKQGRWSNSYKLPYSWIGTGHVVYAGAFYYNRAFTRNIIKYDLKQRFVAAWAMLHDVAYEEATPWRWQGHSDVDFAVDENGLWLIYPALDDEGFSQEVIVLSKLNAADLSTQKETTWRTGLRRHLYGNCFVICGVLYAVDSHNQRNANISYAFDTHTNTQIVPRLLFENEYSYTTQIDYNPKDRLLYAWDNGHQVTYHVIFAY; from the exons tTGCTGGGAGACTATGACAAGGTCAAGGCTGTGTCTGAGGGCTCGGACTGTCAGTGCAAATGCGTGGTGAGACCCCTGGGCCGAGACGCCTGCCAGAGGGTCAATGAGGGGACCTCCAGGAAGGACGACTTCTACACCGTGGAAACCATCACCTCGGGCTCGTCCTGCAAGTGTGCCTGTGTCGCGCCCCCGTCTGCCCTCAATCCCTGCGAAGGGGACTTCAGGCTCCAGAAGCTGCGGGCGGCGGACAGTCGAGACTTGAAG CTTTCTACCATCATAGACATGCTGGAAGGAGCTTTCTATGGCCTGGATCTCCTGAAGTTGCATTCCGTCACTACCAAGCTGGTGGGGCGGATGGATAAACTGGAGGAG gaaGTTTCTAAAAACCTCACCAAGGAAAACGAGCAAATTAAGGAAGACATGGAAGAAATTCGAACCGAGATGAGCAAGCGAGGTAAAGAGAACTGCTCGGAAAGCATCCTGGACGGCATGCCGGACGTGCGCGCGGCATTGCAGAGGGACGCGGCGGCGGCCTACGCACCCCCAGAG TATGAGGAGCGGTTCCTGCAGGAAGAAACCGTGTCCCAGCAGATCAACTCCATCGAGCTGGTGCAGACGCGGCCCCTGGCTCCGCCCGAGGTGGTAAGGCCACAGCGGCCCCTGCAGAGGCAGGTGCATCTGCGGGGCCGGCCGGCCTCCAGGCCCACCGTCATCCGGGGTGTCACCTACTACAAGGCCAAGGACCCCGAGGAGGAGAATGACATCGAAGAGCAGC AAGACGAGTTTTTCAGTGGTGACAATGGAGTGGATTTGCTGATTGAAGATCAGCTTCTGAGGCACAACGACCTGCTGACCACAGCCACGCGGAGGCCGGCGGCCACCCGCCAGGGCACCCCCGGGATGAGTGCCACGCAGACCTCGGCCCTGGCCACACCTTCCGATCCCAGCACCCCCGGCCCCACCGTGTCTGCCTCAGTGGAACAGGTCTCAGCACCACCCCATACCTCCTCAGTGGTACCGGGTCCCATGACAGAGGCAGGCCCGGAACCTTCCACTCAGGTACCAGCCACCACTGTGGCCCGCTCGGCCACCCAGCAGCCTTCGGCCTCGGCTTCCCTGCTTGGGGCCTCTGGGGGCGCCTTTACCGAGGCTCCACCCACGGCCCTGGTGCCTCCCACCACAGTCCGAACAGACTCACCGGAGAGAGACGTGGCCACGGGGCAAGGCACGGCCCCTGCCAGCCCCACCCTGAGCCCCGAAGAGGAGGATGACATCCGAAATGTCATAG GAAGGTGCAAGGACACGCTGTCCACGATCACGGGGCCGACCACCCAGAACACGTACGGGCGGAACGAGGGCGCCTGGATGAAGGACCCCCTGGCCAAGGACGAGCGGATCTACGTCACCAACTATTACTACGGCAACACCCTGGTGGAGTTCCGCAACCTGGAGAACTTCAAACAGG GCCGCTGGAGCAACTCGTACAAGCTGCCGTACAGCTGGATCGGCACGGGCCACGTGGTGTACGCGGGCGCCTTCTACTACAACCGCGCCTTCACCCGCAACATCATCAAGTACGACCTGAAGCAGCGCTTCGTGGCCGCCTGGGCCATGCTGCACGACGTGGCCTACGAGGAGGCCACCCCCTGGCGCTGGCAGGGCCACTCGGACGTGGACTTCGCCGTGGACGAGAACGGGCTGTGGCTCATCTACCCGGCCCTGGACGACGAGGGCTTCAGCCAGGAGGTGATCGTGCTGAGCAAGCTCAACGCGGCCGACCTGAGCACGCAGAAGGAGACCACGTGGCGCACGGGGCTGCGGCGGCACCTGTACGGCAACTGCTTCGTCATCTGCGGGGTGCTGTACGCCGTGGACAGCCACAACCAGCGCAACGCCAACATCTCGTACGCCTTCGACACGCACACCAACACGCAGATCGTGCCGCGCCTGCTGTTCGAGAACGAGTATTCCTACACCACGCAGATAGACTACAACCCCAAGGACCGCCTGCTCTACGCCTGGGACAACGGCCACCAGGTCACCTACCACGTCATCTTCGCCTACTGA
- the OLFML2B gene encoding olfactomedin-like protein 2B isoform X2 yields the protein MAQPLLLVVCGALLVAGGRWGPSDAPGGTGEPADAPTAAPTEDETLQNEADNQENVLSQLLGDYDKVKAVSEGSDCQCKCVVRPLGRDACQRVNEGTSRKDDFYTVETITSGSSCKCACVAPPSALNPCEGDFRLQKLRAADSRDLKLSTIIDMLEGAFYGLDLLKLHSVTTKLVGRMDKLEEEVSKNLTKENEQIKEDMEEIRTEMSKRGKENCSESILDGMPDVRAALQRDAAAAYAPPEEQYEERFLQEETVSQQINSIELVQTRPLAPPEVVRPQRPLQRQVHLRGRPASRPTVIRGVTYYKAKDPEEENDIEEQQDEFFSGDNGVDLLIEDQLLRHNDLLTTATRRPAATRQGTPGMSATQTSALATPSDPSTPGPTVSASVEQVSAPPHTSSVVPGPMTEAGPEPSTQVPATTVARSATQQPSASASLLGASGGAFTEAPPTALVPPTTVRTDSPERDVATGQGTAPASPTLSPEEEDDIRNVIGRCKDTLSTITGPTTQNTYGRNEGAWMKDPLAKDERIYVTNYYYGNTLVEFRNLENFKQGRWSNSYKLPYSWIGTGHVVYAGAFYYNRAFTRNIIKYDLKQRFVAAWAMLHDVAYEEATPWRWQGHSDVDFAVDENGLWLIYPALDDEGFSQEVIVLSKLNAADLSTQKETTWRTGLRRHLYGNCFVICGVLYAVDSHNQRNANISYAFDTHTNTQIVPRLLFENEYSYTTQIDYNPKDRLLYAWDNGHQVTYHVIFAY from the exons tTGCTGGGAGACTATGACAAGGTCAAGGCTGTGTCTGAGGGCTCGGACTGTCAGTGCAAATGCGTGGTGAGACCCCTGGGCCGAGACGCCTGCCAGAGGGTCAATGAGGGGACCTCCAGGAAGGACGACTTCTACACCGTGGAAACCATCACCTCGGGCTCGTCCTGCAAGTGTGCCTGTGTCGCGCCCCCGTCTGCCCTCAATCCCTGCGAAGGGGACTTCAGGCTCCAGAAGCTGCGGGCGGCGGACAGTCGAGACTTGAAG CTTTCTACCATCATAGACATGCTGGAAGGAGCTTTCTATGGCCTGGATCTCCTGAAGTTGCATTCCGTCACTACCAAGCTGGTGGGGCGGATGGATAAACTGGAGGAG gaaGTTTCTAAAAACCTCACCAAGGAAAACGAGCAAATTAAGGAAGACATGGAAGAAATTCGAACCGAGATGAGCAAGCGAGGTAAAGAGAACTGCTCGGAAAGCATCCTGGACGGCATGCCGGACGTGCGCGCGGCATTGCAGAGGGACGCGGCGGCGGCCTACGCACCCCCAGAG GAGCAGTATGAGGAGCGGTTCCTGCAGGAAGAAACCGTGTCCCAGCAGATCAACTCCATCGAGCTGGTGCAGACGCGGCCCCTGGCTCCGCCCGAGGTGGTAAGGCCACAGCGGCCCCTGCAGAGGCAGGTGCATCTGCGGGGCCGGCCGGCCTCCAGGCCCACCGTCATCCGGGGTGTCACCTACTACAAGGCCAAGGACCCCGAGGAGGAGAATGACATCGAAGAGCAGC AAGACGAGTTTTTCAGTGGTGACAATGGAGTGGATTTGCTGATTGAAGATCAGCTTCTGAGGCACAACGACCTGCTGACCACAGCCACGCGGAGGCCGGCGGCCACCCGCCAGGGCACCCCCGGGATGAGTGCCACGCAGACCTCGGCCCTGGCCACACCTTCCGATCCCAGCACCCCCGGCCCCACCGTGTCTGCCTCAGTGGAACAGGTCTCAGCACCACCCCATACCTCCTCAGTGGTACCGGGTCCCATGACAGAGGCAGGCCCGGAACCTTCCACTCAGGTACCAGCCACCACTGTGGCCCGCTCGGCCACCCAGCAGCCTTCGGCCTCGGCTTCCCTGCTTGGGGCCTCTGGGGGCGCCTTTACCGAGGCTCCACCCACGGCCCTGGTGCCTCCCACCACAGTCCGAACAGACTCACCGGAGAGAGACGTGGCCACGGGGCAAGGCACGGCCCCTGCCAGCCCCACCCTGAGCCCCGAAGAGGAGGATGACATCCGAAATGTCATAG GAAGGTGCAAGGACACGCTGTCCACGATCACGGGGCCGACCACCCAGAACACGTACGGGCGGAACGAGGGCGCCTGGATGAAGGACCCCCTGGCCAAGGACGAGCGGATCTACGTCACCAACTATTACTACGGCAACACCCTGGTGGAGTTCCGCAACCTGGAGAACTTCAAACAGG GCCGCTGGAGCAACTCGTACAAGCTGCCGTACAGCTGGATCGGCACGGGCCACGTGGTGTACGCGGGCGCCTTCTACTACAACCGCGCCTTCACCCGCAACATCATCAAGTACGACCTGAAGCAGCGCTTCGTGGCCGCCTGGGCCATGCTGCACGACGTGGCCTACGAGGAGGCCACCCCCTGGCGCTGGCAGGGCCACTCGGACGTGGACTTCGCCGTGGACGAGAACGGGCTGTGGCTCATCTACCCGGCCCTGGACGACGAGGGCTTCAGCCAGGAGGTGATCGTGCTGAGCAAGCTCAACGCGGCCGACCTGAGCACGCAGAAGGAGACCACGTGGCGCACGGGGCTGCGGCGGCACCTGTACGGCAACTGCTTCGTCATCTGCGGGGTGCTGTACGCCGTGGACAGCCACAACCAGCGCAACGCCAACATCTCGTACGCCTTCGACACGCACACCAACACGCAGATCGTGCCGCGCCTGCTGTTCGAGAACGAGTATTCCTACACCACGCAGATAGACTACAACCCCAAGGACCGCCTGCTCTACGCCTGGGACAACGGCCACCAGGTCACCTACCACGTCATCTTCGCCTACTGA